The Cervus elaphus chromosome 9, mCerEla1.1, whole genome shotgun sequence genomic interval GACCCTCGGGTCCCCCAGACCCCTATCTACCCATGCCCTAGCCAGCAATAAACAGCGCTTTGGCAacccatgcatgtgtgctcagtcgtgtctgactgtgcaaccccatggactgtagcccaccaggctcctctgtccatggaattttccaggcaagaatgctggagcggattgccatgccctcctccaggagatagggGGCTTGCAGGATGAAGGATGGAGGTCGGGGAGAATGTACAAGAGGGAATGACTCCGGGGAGAATCCCTTTTGCAGACCCTGGGTGTTGTCCCACTCTGGGCAGGGAGGCCATCCCAGTTTGTGCAAAGGCTTGGTGGTTGGATTCATGTAAGGAGTTTAGGTGCTGTCACAAGCTCTGAATGATGTGGGTGAATGACGCAGTGTCATGAGGCTGAGATCGCAGCCTCCTGGAACTGAATGGACAGAGTCCAAATCCTGATTCCACTATGTCCTGAAAAATACTCTTGGGCAGGTCATTTGACCCCTCTGAGCCTCTAGttgcttatctataaaatggagataaataaTAGCTCTCTCTCATTGCATGTGTGCTGCgagctaagttgcttccatcacgtatgactttttgcgaccccatagactataatagcctgccaggctcctctgtctgtgcgattctccaagaaagaatactggagtgggttgccatgccctcctctagaggatcgtcctgaaccaggggttgaacctgtgtctcttatgtctcctgtattgccagatgggttctttaccactagcaccacctggacaCAATCTCTCTCAGATTGTTATAACTGAGAAATGTATACACTAGTCAGGTCGTGTCTAGGAGTCAAGAAAGGAGAGTTTCCCTTCCAAGgatgaaggagaggaggaggggaaggagcttTCAATCCTTGAGATGCTGGCTGGGGTTCAGAGGGGGCATGAAGGGGTGGACATGAGAACGACCCAGTAATTTACCCTGTCGTGAGCAGAAGCTGGAAGCTGAATGGTTGGTGCACTAGCTGGCTGGGAAACTGGCCCCCAGGtcaaaagggaaaaacaacaaaactcatcAGGATATAATAAGGTCCAAGGGGGCAGGTGTTCAGCcagagacagaatgaaaaggGTAGAAAGGAGGAGGTTGGGGTGGGTCCCTGAAGCCAGGGGGTGACAGGGCTTGGCAAGTATGTCAAGGAccagtaccttggacagcaaccCACCATGACAATCTTGGAGGTCTGGTGTAATCAACACCAAGAAGCTGGCTCTATCTGGAATGATCAGATGGGTCTTGGTGGCCATACTTGGGTCCTACCTCGGCAGGCTGTTGAGAATCTGGTTTCAGGGAATGAATGTAGCTTCCTGACCCTGTAGACAGACCTTCACAAGACCCCCAATCCAATGGGCCACTAAGAGTCAGCCTCAAGCCTGGCCAGGTGTCCTTTCCCCATGGGCAATAGTCCTGTGAGACCAGCCTGTCATTTCCACAGGAAGGAGAGGAGTCCAGTTTGAGGTCCTACTGGGACAAGATGGCCCTTTCAGCTGCAATCATAGTATCCACATTGACCATGAGAAGGTCTGCTAGAGGCCAGACATTTCTTCTGTTTGCTTCCACTAATGATGCAGATGACACTCCTGTGAATTACTCCATGATAATAACATGATTTCTCAATGTCAGCCTTATTGGCATTCTGGATAGGATCATTCTTGGTGCTTGGAGGCCATCTCATGCATTGAAGGCTGGCCAGCATCCTCCTTGACCTCTACCTACCACCTGCCCATAGTACattcctctgcccccacccagctGTGACAACCAAAGATGTCTCCATACATTGCCAAGTGTCCCTCGGAGGGAAACGTTGCCCCTGACTGAGGACCTCTGCAATAAATCCATTTTCCAGTGGTTCCCACGACAGAATCAGGGGCTCCTGGTAAAGCCGGTCTGCTGCTTGGCCAGACTGTATGTACAAAGGGACTCATCCTCTTTGCCTTGCCTTCCAGGAAGCTCAGAaattttgctttggttctgtgtAGCTCCAGTTGCAGGATTATGGGTGCTCCTGCTGGTTCTAAGAATGGTTTAAACTGCAGAGACACCAGATGAGAAATAAGAGGTAAGAGTTACAAGGAGACAGATTTTGGCACATGGTGAAGCATTTTCTAACCAAGGAACTGACAAGCCCCAGTATGGGTTGCCAGGAAAGAACAGAAACTTTACTCGAAATGTATTCAGTACAGAAAGAAATTACATGATGATGATTCTGGTTTTATGTTATGGATTTATGTCTACCCTCCTATATTCCACTTACTTTCCAAAAAAAGCATGTCATATGAACTATAAAAACCAAACGGGCTTATAAAATTAGatgaataaaataatctttttaaaaatgtatgtatttacttttatttactgTGCTCAGTCCttattgctgcttgggcttttctctagacGTAGttagtggaggctactctctagttgcagtgcatgagcttctcaGTTGGGTGACTTCTTTCGttgtgagcacaggctctagagctcctGGGCTTCAATAGTTACGACACGAGGGCTCAGtcgttgcagttcccaggctctagagcagaggctcaatagctgtgatgcatgggcttagctgctccatggcatgtgggatcttcccagaccagggatcgaacccttgtctcctgcattggcaggcagcttttttttttttttttttttttaactactgagctaccagggaagcccaaatgaaatAGTCTTGAACATGGGAAAACAGATGACTCTTTTTGTATTTAGGCTATGCTTGGTCTTTGTTGTGACTCAGGCTTTTATCCAGTTGCAATGTGCGGGGGCTTCTCGTTGTGCCACGGGCTCTAGAGCGTACatcttcagtagttgctgcactcAGGCCTAGTTGCCCCTGCATGTGgcgatcttagttcctcgaccagggattgaaccctcatctcctgcattgcaaggcagattcttaaccactggatcagggTTAGTCCCCAAACagatgaatttttaaaggaaaacattctTGTCAATGGTACTCGTCACTAAGCATCAGACTTATCTCTTATTGTCCTTCAGCAAATGATTTCATACTCTCACCTTCGCTTTCATTATGTGAAAAACTGGAGAGAGCAACAGTTCCTCCTCCATggagggttacaaagagtcaacacaatgTGCGTGTACCATCTTAAAACAGGGCCTCACACTTGGCTGCAGCTCAATGAACAGTGCCTGAATTTTGTTAaggtcttgctgctgctgctgctaagtcacttcagtcgtgtccgactccgtgtgaccccataaacgacagaccaccaggctcccccgtccctgggattctccaggcaagaatactggagtgggttgccatttccttctccaatgcatgaaagtgaagagtgaaagtgaagtcgctcagtcgtgtctgactctcagcaaccccacagactccagcctaccaggctcctccgtccatgggattttccaggcaagagtactggagtggagtgccattgccttctccatgttaaGGTCTTAGGTATTTCTGTTTCAAGTATCAGAAACCTAGCTCTATCTGCTCAAGCAGACAGGGATTTTATTGACTTAAGAAAGTCTGTAATTAGCAAGACTGCCAATTCCTTATCAGGCATGCTTTCTGCCTTGCTGCCTCTCAGTCCAAGCAgtggcaaaaaacaaaaccaaaacaaaacccaaatccTAATAGTTAGGCCCCAAAGGAAGAGCTGTCTCACATTAGAAAGTAAGGAACACTCTGATTGACCCATTTGTGTCACATGTCCAGCCACAAACCAATCACtgtgcccagagggatgggatgctaTGATTGTATGCCTGGATAATTTGGTTCTCCAAACCTCACCAGGATCTTGGAGTCTGGAGGCCAACCTTGGTAGATCCTGTCTCCTAGCAACAGACCTGTGCCTGCCCATCCCCATAGCATCTGTCTTGCCCCATGTTACAATCTAGAGAGCAGACAGACTCAGTCAATAGGCTCTTCCCAATGAGGGTAATTTTGTGTCTTTAGAGACAAGCAGTGTTCAGTGTTTGAAAGTACCCACCAGATCTCTGATAATCCCAGCCTTATCTCCCCCATCTCATTCCTAGTAACTTTGTTTTTTAGCCTGGGGCAGAGAATTGAGCTCTGGCAATCTCACAAAATCAAGGAAGTGCTAGACTCTGCTTTAAGAAGGAGCAGATAGAGGGAGTTTGTATCTATCTTATAAGACCTTGCTGAAGACTTCAGGAAGCTCCCAGGTATTCCAACATCCTGATGTTTTCCTCCAAAGGCACTTCGGCCACAGTCTCAAATGACACACCGTTAGAGTGCCAAGATAAAACAGGTAACAATTTAATCAGCTATTTTTCTACATAATAGatgtctgtctcctgagaaaggcTCTTCTACGGGATGTGACATACATCTGGGGAGGTTGTGCACAGCGCAAAGCTTGAAGTCCTATtcataatgaatatatatgtctGTGGTGGCCCTGGCCCTCTATTTTACCTTTGTTCAGCCAATTTCACATTTTAAGTTATTCCCTTCAATACCCTTCCCTTTCCCGaaactaatttataaattagtcaAGACTCTCATGACTGCAAGGAACAGAATACCCACTAAACTAGCTCAAATACCCGAGCAATTGGTTGGCTTGTGATACTGACAAGACTGAGGGCTTCAGGTATGGCTACATCCAGGAGCTCAACCTGGCTATAtccatgaccaacctaggcagcatattaaaaagcagagacattactttgccaccaaaggtctgtctagtcagagctatgatttttccagtagccacgtaaggatgtgagagttggactgtaaagaaagctgagcaccaaaaaattgatggttttgaactgtggtgttggagaagactcttgagagtcccttggactgcaaggagatcaaaccagtccttcctaaaggaaatcagtcctgaatattcactggaaggactgatgctgaagctgaaactccaatactttggccacctgatgcgaagaactgacttattggaaaagactctgatgctgggaaagattgaaggtgagaggagaagaggttgacagaggatgagaaggttggatggcatcaccaactcaatggacatgagtttgagcaggttccgggagttggtgatggacagggaagcctggcgtgctgcagtccatggggtcacaaagagtcggacacgactgagtgactgaactgaactgaactgaggagcgCAACCAATACAGCTCCGGCTGTCTCTCTGACTCTCACCTCTGCATCCTGGTACAGACTGACTTCAGTCTGCAGACGGTTCTTCCACACATCTGAAGAAGGTGGGTGCAGGTAGAATGAGGTCCTGTGAACAGTTCATGATCCCAGGGGAAGAAAGAGATCCTCCAGCTACATGGCTTCATCCCAGACCTCATTCTTGTGGCCAGGGGGTGAGGTTCTTGGGTTGATAAGTTTCAATGACAAGATACTGGGGGCTGTGTTAGACACAGGTCTGTCTGGAGTAGTGGTGGGGGCTACACAAAGGGAAAACAAGTTGCGGAGAGAAAGACTAGGCAGAGAGAAACAACAGCTGTCTTTACAAGTATTACTGTAATGGGATCATCCAGCAGGATAAGGATCCAGGAACATAATCCAATTGCAGTCTCAAGTCTCTCAGATCTGCTGTGGAGTTCTCCACAGAGGGGTGGAAAGCAGGTCTCAGGCCAAAAGTTCAGCCCAGATCTAGAAGATTCCAGAAGGAAGAGCAAAGTCTCCTGGAGGCCTGACCTACATGCAAgggtgaagtgaaatgaagtggctcagtcgtgtccgactctttgcgaccccatggactgtagcccaccaggctcctctgtccatggattctccaggcaagaatactggagtgggttgccatttccttctccaggggatcttcccaacccagggattgaacccaggtctcctgcattacaggcagacgctttgagctctgagccaccagggaagcctgtcaaaATTCACCAGCCAAGGACCATCAGAGGCACTtgtttttgttgtcgttgtttagtcgctcagtcatgtctgactttttgcaaccccgtgaactgtagccctccaggctcctctgtccactggagtgggttgccattccgttttccaggggatcttcatgacccaggaatcgaacccatgtctcctgcattggcaggtgggttctttaccactgagcccccagaaaAGCCCGATCAGAAGCACAGCGGTAGTCAAAAAAGTTTGGTTTTTTAATGCTTGTGCAGCAAGGACGACCCCTTAGCAGGGTAGCTCCAGAAGAGAGAGGTGGAGGACAGAAAGGCTTCTTATAGGATTCAGGCTTGTGCTGGATAGTTTTAAGGAGAGTTGAGAGTAGAAGCAATTCTAGCCTGGCACTGTGAGGGGGCAGATTGATGACTGGGTATTTTGGTGATTCTTAGATGTAGGAGGAGGGATGTGGGGTGGTCATCAGGAAGAAGCAGCAGATACTTAGTAGGGGGCACAGGGTATGtattcatttttgaggttgcagaGTGTCCTTGTGTCTATCTCAGCTCAGACGTGGTCACAGAGTGGCCTTGTGTGATGACTGTTTATGTTCTGAGacctgttgtttatgttctgggaAGAACATCACAGCCCAGGGCTGCCAGGGCTTTACTTCATTCCCTCTTCACAGGGATCTTCATCTCCAGGTAAAGTATGCCCAGACTGCTTCCCAGACCTGGCTTATAGAAGGAGGAACAGGCACCCGGAGCCCACCAGTGACAAACGTGCATGAccctgggaggagaaggaggaggagtaTCTCCAGCTCTTTTCCTCGGAGGAGGAGTCTTAAGGCGAAAACGCTGGACTGAGCAAAGATAACCACAAGTTTGTAAATTCTCAGCGTCTGAACTATGCTGATGTGTGTTGCCCGTCTGCAAGAGAAAGAGACTGTTCGGTGTTCCTGGAaacgagagagagagacagagacagagaaacagagagacagagaatcgGAAACACGGGCAGGAGGCAGAGACAGGGAAAGAGGGGAGGAGGATGCAGAGACAGAGGGACGGAGGCAGAGAAAGTAACAAGAgaggccaagacatggaaataaagGGACGGGGGGACAGAGAagggacacagagagagagacaggggcgGAGAGGGATCAACAGCGGCTGAGAGAGAAGCCGAAGAGGAGAGGCGGCGGCGGGGACAGCGCGGGCGGGGCCCGGCGCAGACAAAGGCGCGGCCGCGCGGCCGGGTGGCCGGGCCGGGACAAAGGCTGGcccgggggggcgggggcagcgaTGGCGACGGCCGAGGCGGGCGCGGGCGAACTACAAGTCCCAGCAGCCCCCGCTGCGGCCCTCGGCCGGCCCCTCTCGCTCCCCGGGAGCGCCTGGCGGGGCCGCAGGGCCGAGGGGGCCGCCGGCGGGGCTGGCGGGCGGGGGGCTTCCTGCGGGCCCCGGGGGCGCCGGCGGGCGCGGCGGGCCGGGCAGGGGAGAGGGGCGCCGGGTGAGTGTCCCCGCGAGCGGGTCGGGCGGGCGGGGGCCGCGATGAGGGGGGCGGGCGCGGGGGGCCCCCAGCGCCGGGCGCGGCCCGGGGCGACCTCTGTCCCACCCCCCACCGCCGTCCCGCGCGCCCGCCCGCCCAGGGAGAGCAGAGCCTGGGGCGCGATGGGAGGGGGCCGCGCGACCTGCGGGCCTAGCGCGCAGGTTCCGCCGCTGCGGCCCCGGGGGAGGGCCCAGCCCAAGCTGGGCGCCGTCAATCGGGAGGTAGGGGAGAGGGGCACCTCTCGGCTGGGTGCGGGGGCGTTAAGTCCAGAACGCCCCCTCCCCTGGAGGCGATCCGGATCCCCCACCCCAGGAGCCCAGGAGTGACCCCAGGTATTGTTCCCTCAGACCCTCCAGCCTGGGGTCCGGAGTTCAGGAGACCCATCCTCCAGAGGGACCTCCCCCAGGACCCTAGTTGTTGTTTCCCCTCACTCTCCAGTCTTGGGGTCCAAAGCACTGGAAGCCCCTTCCTCAGAAGGTGATCCAGGATTCCACCAGGCCCCCAGGAACTCGGGGAAGGACCCCAGTTATGTCTCCTTGCTGCTTGTAGCTCAGAGGTGGGAATTCAGGAGCCAATCTAAGGGTCTTCCCCCTTCTGGGAATCCAGGGGTGACCCAGCACTGTCCCCCCACCCTCCATCATGGAATATGAGGAGGTGATCTAGGAACTCAgggctctctgtgtgtgtgtatacactccCAGTTCTGGGGTTGTGGCTCAGAAGGTCACCCTCCCCCAAAGGAGAGCCAAAGTGCCGCCCaatacacacccacccacccccacctcaaccTCCCTCCCAATAATAGATCTATttgtaccccccccccccaggcctAGCCATGGGGTGGGCATCACCTCCTCTTCAGATAATCCTGAGCTCCCCCTGCTCCCCAGAAGGGGTCCCATCTTGTTTCTCTGTTCCACTCCCTACCTCCAGTCATGGAGGTAGAATTCAGGATCTTCCTTCCCAGAGAGGACCATCTCCATGCTTCAGCCATGGAGTCAGTCACTCAAGAAATCATTCCTTCCTAGGAGATGGCCCAGGGGTCCCCCCATTAACCCAGGGGAAGCCCCAGGTGTTGTTTTGCCTACCCTGCAGCTAGCGGTtttctggtgcctcagatggtaaagaatctgcctgcaatgcaggagacccttgtttgatccctgggtggggaagatccgctggagaagggaattggctgcccactccagaattcttgcctggataattccttggacagagaagcctggtgggttacagtccatgagatacCAAACAGTTGGATtggactaagcaactaacaagCTAGGGGTTAGAATTCAGGATCTATCCAATCGGGCAGACAGGTATACTGACTCCTGTCCCTGCTCTCCTGGATAATGGGTCCATGggtctccctgccccctccagggGTCCCCACGCACACTCTAACTTTAGAAATCGGCATTCAGGATCTTCTATCTAAGACAGAACATAGGTGTTTTGACACTTAGTCCTACCCCAGAACTGTGAAGTTTGGAATTCAGTTGTCTCTTCCCCAGGAAGCAAGCCAGGGGTCTCCCTGCGTGCCCCCAGTGACCCAGGAGGAGTGCCAGATGTTGTCtgcccgccccctcctcctccacacacacacacactcatccccCCACAGATAGAGGCTTCAGAGATCATAATGTTTTCTCTCTAGGAGGTAAGCCAAGTTCCCTACCAGGAGCCCCCAAATATACCACCCCCAACAATGGGGCTGGAGTTCAGGCCATGTACTTAGAGCAAACACAGGAACCTAGACACCCACCCTCTTCCCCTCGAAGGGGCCATGGTCAAGGGGACTCTCTCTCCTCCACAGGACCTGAGCTTCCCACCAGAGGAGGAGCCCAGGATGGAGAGAGGGGCAGAGCCATGGAGCTGGGTGCTGGAGACCTCTAGTGCTGGGTCCCCTGACTTCTATCCAGGTGTGGGGCTGAGAAGGGAGGCCCCTCCCCATGTCCCACCAGGGTCCCTCTTCTCCCTGCCCTGGCAGGAGCCAATGCAATCTCCCTATAGCACGAGACAAGAGAAGGATCTGTGTGTGTACCCCAAAGAGGGATCTGGGGTACAGCCCgactccctctcccttcccaggcTCCAAAAGAGACCCCCGGTTCCCCAGAACCTACTCTCCACTCACCCTCTGCCCTCACCCCATAGATCCTGCCCCAGAAGCCGGTACTTCCACACCAGGGATGAGGCGTTCCGTCTTAGTCAGGAACCCAGGCCACAAAGGCAGGAGGCCTGATTATGAAGAGCTTGACTCAGACTCAGAAGACCTAGACCCCGACCCAGAAGAGCTGGACCCAGCTTCTGAAAACCTGGAGCCTGAGCCGGAAGACCTCCACACTGTCTCTGAGGACGTGGACCCCAGCTATGAAGATCTGGAGCCTGTCTCCGAGGCTCTGGATGCCGAGGTGGATGCTCCAGGCTCCATCTCGGGGATCCATGACTCCGACCCCCAAGATCTCGACCCCCTGTCTTCAAGTTTCGACGACCCCGACGTCATCGGCCCCGTTCCCCTGATCCTCGACCCTAACAGCGACACTCTCAGTCCCGCTGCCGCCCCAGACCTGGACTCCCTCTCCTCCGACCTCCCTGCCACCCCTGAGGTCCTGACCGCCGCCCCGGCGGTGCTCCCTGCACCTGCCAGCCCACCCCGGCCCTTCTCCTGCCCCGACTGCGGGCGAGCCTTCCGCCGCAGCTCGGGGCTGAGCCAGCACCGCCGCACGCACAGCGGCGAGAAGCCCTACCGCTGCCCCGACTGCGGCAAGTCATTCAGCCACGGCGCCACGCTGGCGCAGCACCGGGGCATCCACACTGGCGCGCGGCCCTACCAGTGCGCCGCGTGCGGCAAGGCCTTCGGTTGGCGCTCCACCCTGCTCAAGCACCGCAGCAGCCACAGTGGCGAGAAGCCTCACCATTGCCCGGTGTGTGGCAAAGCCTTCGGCCACGGCTCACTGCTGGCGCAGCACCTGCGCACGCACGGCGGCCCGCGGCCGCACAAGTGCCCGGTGTGCGCCAAGGGCTTCGGGCAGGGCTCGGCGCTGCTGAAGCACCTGCGCACGCACACGGGCGAGAGGCCGTACCCGTGTCCGCAATGCGGCAAGGCCTTCGGGCAGAGCTCGGCGCTGCTGCAGCACCAGCGCACGCACACGGCCGAGCGCCCCTACCGCTGTCCCCACTGCGGCAAGGCCTTTGGCCAGAGCTCCAACCTGCAGCATCACCTGCGCACGCACACGGGCGAGCGGCCCTACGCCTGCCCCCACTGCTCCAAGGCCTTTGGGCAGAGCTCCGCGTTGCTGCAGCACCTACATGTGCATTCGGGCGAGCGCCCCTACCGCTGCCAGCTCTGCGGCAAGGCCTTCGGCCAAGCCTCCAGCCTCACCAAGCACAAGCGCGTGCACGAGGGTGCGGCTGCAGCTGCGGCTGCCGCCGCTGCCGCTGCCGGCCTGGGCCTCAGCCCCACTTCGATGCTAAGGCCAGGGCAGGCCTCCCTCCTGGGTCCGGATGCTGTCTCAGTGCTCAGCCCTGGCCCTAGCTCTGGCCTTGACCCTGACCCTGGCTCTGCACTGGGCTCTCTCCCCAATCccaaccccatacccaccagtgGCTCTGGATCTAGCCCCATCCCTGATTCTGTCCTGTCTTCTGACCCTAAGCCTGGGCGCAATGCCAATTCCGACCTCCTGGCTAGCCCTGACCACAGATCTGGCCTCAGCCCCGACACAGATCCTGTGCCCAGCCCTGACCCCAACTCCAAGTCCCACCCTGACCCCGGCTCTCCCAGCCGTGACACTGTCAGCCCAGCCCTCCCTACGGGCGAGAGTCCCAGGTGGGTGCAAGAACAAGAAGCCCTGCTCGGGCCTGATGGCTGAAGGGTGTGCTGGCACCCAAGGGGCCTGGGAAAGCGTGTGTTGTGCAGTTAGTAAAATCCTCCCACTGCCTCCTGGCTCTGCGTCGTCGTTCTGCTGTTGCTCTTTTTTTCTAATGTGCAGCCTGCtcctggggagatgggagggcaCTGCCGGAGCGAGCCACACAAATGGAACCTTAGTGTTCTGGCTCCCCCCACAATATCCTCCTGGCCTCCCAGCTTCCCCCAGGAGGTCTCCTACTGGTCCATCCCAGCAGCCGCCACTCTCTGTTCCCTGAGACCTAGTCACCCCAGTCAGGGGCAGGCTCACCCTGCAGTTTGGTCTATGCTGCTTCCTTCCCTTTTAGAGTTAACTTTCCCACACGTGGTGGGATTTCTGGCACATTGAACGTCTAGCAGGTGCATAGCAGAGGCTGATATGAAACCATGTGGGCAGCCTGCCCTTTCTGCTCCCCAGATTTACCCCTTATCCTTCAAAGCCCACGTTGCAGGGACACCACAGGACAAAGGAGAGGTCACTcgcttattcattcaacaaatgtgtgTTGATTGCTCATGTCTCAGCATGGAGCAAGATTAGCACAGCCTTGGTTCTCACAGAGCTCCCGGAGTTCAGAAACACTTAAAAAGCAACTATAGAGTATGGTGCATTCAAGAAGCATAACAAGACTTTGATTTAAATAGGGGACAGCTTCCCTGTGGAAGGAAGTGATTATAAGTCCAATCACTGCTACTTTAATCAGCACTACTGTTGGTCCAGACTTGTGCTATGtatttgcattttctcacttaattcttttttaaaaataattttatttatttatcttttggccatgctgggtcttcattgctgtgcatgggcttttctctagttgcagtgagcaggggttacACTtctttgtggtgcatgggcttgtcATTGTCTTAGTTTCTCttacggagcacaggctctagggagacaggcttcagtagttatgaaTCACAGGCTCTAAAGCactggcttagtagttgtggagcacagacttagttgctccacgccatgtgggatcttcccagatcaagatagaatctgtgttccctgcactggtaagcagattcttaattactggaccatcaaggaagccctctcatttaattctctcagCAGCTCCATGAGACAGATAACTGAGTATTCCCCTTTTGCAAACGAGGACACTGAGGCACATGGAGTCTTAAGGGGGTTTTTTAAAGACCCAGAAGTGGTGGCTGGGAGCATCTAGATTTAAACCCAAATCGCCTGCCTTGGAGCCTGCATTATCAACCCTATGCTCTAAGGCAAGATTGTACTAAGGCCCTGGGGCCACTGAGATGAGACAGGGGAGGAGGTAGGTGGGGTTGGAAAAGAGGGCTCCAGTAGATTGAAGAGGGGGAGTTTGCTTGTCATCCCAGAGAAATGGGAAGCTACCAGCAGGTTCTGACAGAGGACTGATATCAATTATTTTTGGAAGACCCTTCTGGCTGCTGGATGGACAGGGGAGTGGAGGGGAATCAGAAATAGGAGTCTAAGATCAGGGAGGTTGTTGCAGTGGTCCAAGCCAGGAATGTTGGGAGACTCTGGGCTGACAGCCATTGGAGTGGAGGAAAGTGGTCCTATTTAGGATACAATTAGGAAAAGAAGTAGGATTAATGATAGTTCAGATAAGAGGGGGTTGAGAGTAAGGGAGGGTTTCTGGGACGATGGGGCCGGGCACCCTTGAGACAGGATCATTATCCTACACCGCGGAGGAAAAGGGGTCAAGCATTCGACATGGAAACCAAGAGACTGGCACTGGGCGCCGGAACGACAGGGAGCCGGGACCGAGTCAGTCCTAAGTCCGCACGCTCACAGCCGGCCCATCCCCCAGCACATTAGCACCTTCGGCGATAGGACCTCGCGACCGCCAAGAGGAAGTCAGCCGC includes:
- the ZNF358 gene encoding zinc finger protein 358 isoform X2, which produces MDLSFPPEEEPRMERGAEPWSWVLETSSAGSPDFYPDPAPEAGTSTPGMRRSVLVRNPGHKGRRPDYEELDSDSEDLDPDPEELDPASENLEPEPEDLHTVSEDVDPSYEDLEPVSEALDAEVDAPGSISGIHDSDPQDLDPLSSSFDDPDVIGPVPLILDPNSDTLSPAAAPDLDSLSSDLPATPEVLTAAPAVLPAPASPPRPFSCPDCGRAFRRSSGLSQHRRTHSGEKPYRCPDCGKSFSHGATLAQHRGIHTGARPYQCAACGKAFGWRSTLLKHRSSHSGEKPHHCPVCGKAFGHGSLLAQHLRTHGGPRPHKCPVCAKGFGQGSALLKHLRTHTGERPYPCPQCGKAFGQSSALLQHQRTHTAERPYRCPHCGKAFGQSSNLQHHLRTHTGERPYACPHCSKAFGQSSALLQHLHVHSGERPYRCQLCGKAFGQASSLTKHKRVHEGAAAAAAAAAAAAGLGLSPTSMLRPGQASLLGPDAVSVLSPGPSSGLDPDPGSALGSLPNPNPIPTSGSGSSPIPDSVLSSDPKPGRNANSDLLASPDHRSGLSPDTDPVPSPDPNSKSHPDPGSPSRDTVSPALPTGESPRWVQEQEALLGPDG
- the ZNF358 gene encoding zinc finger protein 358 isoform X3; this translates as MERGAEPWSWVLETSSAGSPDFYPDPAPEAGTSTPGMRRSVLVRNPGHKGRRPDYEELDSDSEDLDPDPEELDPASENLEPEPEDLHTVSEDVDPSYEDLEPVSEALDAEVDAPGSISGIHDSDPQDLDPLSSSFDDPDVIGPVPLILDPNSDTLSPAAAPDLDSLSSDLPATPEVLTAAPAVLPAPASPPRPFSCPDCGRAFRRSSGLSQHRRTHSGEKPYRCPDCGKSFSHGATLAQHRGIHTGARPYQCAACGKAFGWRSTLLKHRSSHSGEKPHHCPVCGKAFGHGSLLAQHLRTHGGPRPHKCPVCAKGFGQGSALLKHLRTHTGERPYPCPQCGKAFGQSSALLQHQRTHTAERPYRCPHCGKAFGQSSNLQHHLRTHTGERPYACPHCSKAFGQSSALLQHLHVHSGERPYRCQLCGKAFGQASSLTKHKRVHEGAAAAAAAAAAAAGLGLSPTSMLRPGQASLLGPDAVSVLSPGPSSGLDPDPGSALGSLPNPNPIPTSGSGSSPIPDSVLSSDPKPGRNANSDLLASPDHRSGLSPDTDPVPSPDPNSKSHPDPGSPSRDTVSPALPTGESPRWVQEQEALLGPDG
- the ZNF358 gene encoding zinc finger protein 358 isoform X1, which encodes MATAEAGAGELQVPAAPAAALGRPLSLPGSAWRGRRAEGAAGGAGGRGASCGPRGRRRARRAGQGRGAPDPAPEAGTSTPGMRRSVLVRNPGHKGRRPDYEELDSDSEDLDPDPEELDPASENLEPEPEDLHTVSEDVDPSYEDLEPVSEALDAEVDAPGSISGIHDSDPQDLDPLSSSFDDPDVIGPVPLILDPNSDTLSPAAAPDLDSLSSDLPATPEVLTAAPAVLPAPASPPRPFSCPDCGRAFRRSSGLSQHRRTHSGEKPYRCPDCGKSFSHGATLAQHRGIHTGARPYQCAACGKAFGWRSTLLKHRSSHSGEKPHHCPVCGKAFGHGSLLAQHLRTHGGPRPHKCPVCAKGFGQGSALLKHLRTHTGERPYPCPQCGKAFGQSSALLQHQRTHTAERPYRCPHCGKAFGQSSNLQHHLRTHTGERPYACPHCSKAFGQSSALLQHLHVHSGERPYRCQLCGKAFGQASSLTKHKRVHEGAAAAAAAAAAAAGLGLSPTSMLRPGQASLLGPDAVSVLSPGPSSGLDPDPGSALGSLPNPNPIPTSGSGSSPIPDSVLSSDPKPGRNANSDLLASPDHRSGLSPDTDPVPSPDPNSKSHPDPGSPSRDTVSPALPTGESPRWVQEQEALLGPDG